One window of the Niallia circulans genome contains the following:
- a CDS encoding ABC transporter ATP-binding protein, which translates to MEILKIENLSKVYGKGETAVKALDNVSFSVNKGEFVAIIGPSGSGKSTLLHMLGGVDRPTSGKVFVDNTDIYQLNETQLAIFRRRQIGLIYQFYNLIPILSVEENITLPLLLDNHKVDKEQFNRIVSILGLQQRLDHLPNQLSGGQQQRVSIGRALISNPAIMLADEPTGNLDSKNSEEIMELLKMFNKTYNQTLIVITHDERIALQADRVISVEDGKIAKNEVIRP; encoded by the coding sequence ATGGAAATTTTAAAAATAGAAAATCTGTCTAAAGTATATGGAAAAGGGGAAACAGCTGTTAAAGCATTGGATAACGTATCCTTTTCTGTTAATAAGGGTGAGTTTGTAGCGATAATTGGACCATCTGGGTCAGGGAAATCGACTTTGCTTCATATGCTAGGTGGGGTAGATAGACCAACAAGTGGAAAAGTTTTTGTAGATAATACAGATATTTATCAATTAAATGAAACACAATTAGCTATTTTTAGAAGAAGACAAATTGGTCTTATCTATCAATTTTATAACTTAATCCCCATTTTGTCGGTAGAAGAAAATATTACGCTGCCTCTTCTATTAGATAATCACAAGGTAGATAAAGAACAATTTAATCGCATTGTTTCGATATTAGGTCTGCAGCAAAGATTAGATCACCTGCCTAATCAATTATCTGGGGGACAGCAGCAGCGTGTATCCATTGGACGAGCACTTATCAGTAATCCCGCAATTATGCTGGCAGATGAGCCTACAGGGAATTTAGACAGTAAAAATAGTGAAGAGATTATGGAACTATTAAAAATGTTTAATAAAACCTATAATCAAACACTTATTGTAATTACTCATGATGAACGGATTGCCTTACAAGCGGATCGTGTCATTTCGGTTGAAGATGGAAAAATCGCCAAAAATGAGGTGATTCGTCCATGA